A part of Tachysurus vachellii isolate PV-2020 chromosome 4, HZAU_Pvac_v1, whole genome shotgun sequence genomic DNA contains:
- the LOC132844045 gene encoding polyadenylate-binding protein 1-A-like gives MVAVFVGDLHPEVSDLMLLNKFNHAGPIQSVHVCKDKKTGFPLGYAYVNFYHRADAERAIQMFNFELLMERPMRVMWSRWEPTAKITEGCNIVIKNLDPSVNGMLLKGRRITVEYFKSREEPKAEDQNQGNNLYIKNLDDNIDNDCLYRTFAQFGTIKSAKVMMEKGRSKGFGFVCFTSSQDAMKAMNELNGMMWGKKKIYVGLAQKKEERQALLQRMFRKEFSSPAVKTPCSEDLVQSVETAATKYIVEAVETAGPVDTVDGVVTDAPVDTVEGVETAAPVDTAEGVVTTAPVDTVEGVVTTAPVDTAEGVVTTAPVDTAEGVVTTAPVDTVEGVETDAPVDTVEGVRHPPQWTLWKKLQLHLRKP, from the exons ATGGTTGCAGTGTTTGTTGGTGATCTTCACCCAGAAGTATCAGATCTGATGCTTCTAAATAAATTCAATCATGCAGGACCAATTCAATCGGTCCACGTCTGCAAGGACAAGAAGACCGGCTTCCCGCTCGGCTACGCCTACGTCAACTTTTACCATCGAGCCGACG CCGAGCGAGCTATACAGATGTTCAACTTTGAACTTCTAATGGAGAGACCCATGAGGGTCATGTGGTCCCGATGGGAACCCACTGCGAAGATTACCGAAGGGTGTAACATCGTCATTAAGAACCTTGATCCGTCCGTCAATGGAATGCTCCTGAAAGGCCGCCGAAT CACCGTCGAGTACTTTAAGTCTCGGGAGGAGCCCAAGGCTGAAGACCAAAACCAGGGCAACAACTTGTACATCAAGAACCTGGACGACAACATTGACAATGACTGCCTGTACAGGACATTTGCACAATTTGGAACCATCAAAAGTGCAAAG GTGATGATGGAGAAGGGGCGTTCAAAGGGGTTCGGCTTCGTCTGTTTTACATCATCCCAGGATGCCATGAAAGCCATGAACGAGCTGAACGGAATGATGTGGGGCAAGAAGAAGATCTACGTTGGACTGGCTCAAAAGAAAGAGGAGCGCCAGGCTCTCCTACAGAGAATGTTCAGGAAGGAGTTCAGCAGTCCTGCTGTCAAGACGCCTTGCTCGGAAGACCTTGTCCAATCTGTGGAGACAGCTGCCACAAAATACATCGTGGAGGCTGTGGAGACAGCTGGCCCAGTGGACACTGTAGATGGTGTGGTGACAGATGCCCCAGTGGACACTGTAGAAGGTGTGGAGACAGCTGCCCCAGTGGACACTGCAGAAGGTGTGGTGACAACTGCCCCAGTGGACACTGTAGAAGGTGTGGTGACAACTGCCCCAGTGGACACTGCAGAAGGTGTGGTGACAACTGCCCCAGTGGACACTGCAGAAGGTGTGGTGACAACTGCCCCAGTGGACACTGTAGAAGGTGTGGAGACAGATGCCCCAGTGGACACTGTAGAAGGTGTGCGACATCCACCCCAGTGGACACTGTGGAAAAAGCTCCAGCTACACTTGAG gaaaccATGA